A genomic stretch from Sulfurimonas sediminis includes:
- a CDS encoding type Z 30S ribosomal protein S14 translates to MAKKSMIAKAKRTPKFKVRGYTRCQICGRPHSVLRDFGICRICFRKMANEGLIPGVRKSSW, encoded by the coding sequence ATGGCTAAGAAGTCAATGATAGCTAAAGCAAAACGTACTCCAAAGTTTAAGGTACGTGGTTATACACGTTGTCAGATTTGTGGTCGTCCACACTCTGTACTGAGAGATTTTGGAATTTGTCGTATCTGTTTTAGAAAAATGGCAAATGAAGGTTTAATACCAGGTGTTAGAAAGTCTAGTTGGTAA